A single genomic interval of Helianthus annuus cultivar XRQ/B chromosome 13, HanXRQr2.0-SUNRISE, whole genome shotgun sequence harbors:
- the LOC110900954 gene encoding uncharacterized protein LOC110900954 — protein sequence MDITLKDLEDQKISVTLWENYAITLSNYMNDKNRPAHVVILVHFGTVNIYQGKVGLTNMFEASRVFINSDIHEIKEFKDRYLEKELSKSSTSKQSCSQVISNTEDEFLNVEDFLLTGFIASIDVEKKVIIVGTVIAISNDKPWYYLSCNHCKKQIEEKCELVEKDDGSFDVLDDKSFECINPDCDVVDIVPVHRYKIPLRVQDSTGTVSCTLFDYESTKLLKKTSKELLDIYSKVDTSNEGSFQSLPSEFDVLLNKTFAFQIKISSFNISNKIENYGISMLSSDEDLLSAPEKKWKINESDVSESNVQCLSDSVGNVKSLSKESQSVMGDSVTPDPIDVNEQDPSKFENIKRNLEDVVGPSEMMR from the exons ATGGACATAACCCTAAAGGATCTTGa AGATCAGAAGATTAGTGTAACGTTGTGGGAAAATTATGCAATTACTTTGTCAAACTACATGAATGATAAAAACCGCCCTGCTCATGTTGTTATACTTGTTCATTTTGGCACAGTGAATATTTATCAAG GTAAAGTTGGCCTTACTAACATGTTTGAAGCAAGTCGTGTCTTCATAAATTCTGATATTCATGAGATAAAAGAATTCAAAGACAG GTATCTTGAGAAGGAGTTATCTAAATCATCTACCAGTAAACAGTCATGCTCTCAAGTGATATCGAATACAGAAGATGAGTTTCTAAATGTTGAAGATTTTTTGTTGACCGGTTTTATTGCTTCAATTGATGTG GAGAAAAAGGTTATCATTGTTGGTACTGTTATAGCAATTTCAAATGATAAGCCTTGGTATTATTTATCATGCAATCATTGTAAGAAGCAAATTGAAGAGAAATGTGAGTTGGTTGAGAAAGATGATGGCAGCTTTGACGTATTGGATGACAAGTCTTTTGAGTGTATAAACCCGGATTGTGATGTTGTTGACATTGTTCCTGTTCATCG ATACAAGATACCTCTAAGGGTTCAGGATTCCACCGGAACGGTTTCCTGTACGTTGTTTGATTATGAATCTACTAAGCTTTTGAAGAAAACCTCGAAAGAACTACTTGATATTTACTCAAAG GTTGACACTTCAAACGAAGGATCGTTTCAGTCACTTCCATCTGAGTTTGATGTGTTGTTGAACAAAACGTTTGCTTTTCAAATCAAAATTTCCAGTTTTAACATTTCCAACAAGATAGAAAACTATGGAATTTCAATGTTATCTTCCGATGAGGATCTACTTTCTGCTCCGGAGAAAAAATGGAAAATTAATGAG TCTGATGTGTCTGAGTCAAATGTTCAATGTTTGTCCGATTCAGTTGGTAATGTGAAAAGTTTATCAaag GAATCTCAATCTGTGATGGGTGACAGTGTTACGCCAGATCCTATTGATGTTAATGAACAAGATCCGTCAAAGTTCGAAAACATTAAACGTAACCTTGAAGAtgttgtaggtccctcggag ATGATgagatga